The sequence GCGGCGGGAGGACCACTCGACGGCGGCGAAGAGCAGCAGGGCGGTCAGGAAGCCGGTGACGGCCAGCGTGCGCATCATCGCCGAACCAGCCCCCAGAACGCGGCCAGCCAGCCGAACCAGGCGGCGGAGCGGACCAGTTCGTCGGTGAGCAGCGGGTCCGCGAGCCGGGAGAAGGTGGGGAACTCGTTACCGACCGACAGCACGAACGTGGCGGCCTCGAGGACGCCGAAGACGGCCGCCGGCAGCACCCACCAGAGCGCGCCCCGCCCGAGCCGGTGCGGCGCCGGCCGGCGGGGCACCCGGTTGCCCAGACCGAGCCAGATCAGCGCGCCGCCGGTGCCCAGGGTCCACAGGTTGGCCTGGGTCGAGAAGGACGGCAGCTGGCCACCGACCAGGGAGAGGCAGGCCAGCACCGGCACCGTGACCACCGGACGGTCCCAGGCGCGCGGCAGGTCGACGGTGAGCTCGGGGGGCTGCTCCATCCTCCGATTCTCCCCGCGCTCACACAGCGCGGAAAGACCAACACACTTCGGGGCGCGCGGAGGTCAGCGGGCGATCAGCGCGCCGTCCAGCTCGGCCCGGATGGAGCGCACCACGTCCTCGGCGCTACCCGCCCCGGTGAACCCGGCGGCGAACCGGTGGCCGCCACCGCCCAGCGCCACCGCCACGGCGCTCACGTCCACCGCGCCCTTGCTGCGCATCGACACGGCCCACTCGGCCGGGCCGACCTGCTTGAGCACGCAGGCCACGTCGGCCTCGGCGGTGCACCGCACGGAGTCGATCAGCGCCTCCAGCACGTACGGGCGCTGGTCGTGCCGGGCCAGGTCGTCCTGGGTCGCGTACGTCCAGACCAGTCCGTTGCCGGCGGCGGCCGCGGGCTCCAGGCGGGCCCGGCCCAGCACCTCGCCGAAGAGCCGGACGGCGCCGAACGGCCGGGTGTCGAAGACCTGGCGGGAGATGTCCCCCGGGCGGATGCCGGTGGCCAGCAGCCGGGCCGCGAACTGGTGCACGGCGGGGGTGGTGGCCTCGAACCGGAACGACCCGGTGTCGGTGGTCAGCGCGACATAGAGGCACTGGGCGATCTCCGCGTCCAGTGGCACGTCGAGCCGGGTGAGCAGCTCGTCGACGACGACCGAGGTGGCCGCGGCCGCCGGGTCGACCAGGTGCACCCGGCCGAACCGGGTGTTGGAGGCGTGGTGGTCGAGGACCAGCGCGTCGCCGGCGGTGTCGAGACGGTCGACCAGCTCACCCAGCCGGGACTCGCTCGCCGCGTCGAAGCAGACCACCAGGTCCGGATCCGGGTACGCCTTGGTCGACGGCACCAGCAGGTCGAGCCCCGGCAGCCAGCGGAACGGCTCGGGCACCTCGGGTGGCCCGGGGAAGGTCGCCTGGAGGTGCCGTACGCCGAGCCGGCGCAGCCCGAGCCCGAAGCCGAGCATGCTGCCCAGCGCGTCGCCGTCCGGGTTGACGTGACAGATCAGCAGCACCCGGGCGTCGGCCGGCAGCCGGCGTACCGCCGTGACGGCGGCGGCCCAGTCGGACTCGTCCGGGCCGGTGCGGGCCGGCCCGGTGAGCAGATCGCCGGCCGCGCCCGGGGTGCCGCTCACCGCCGATCCGTGGCCGACGGGGTGCCCTCGTCGTTCTGGTCGCCCTCGGCGTCCTCGTCTTCGTCCTCGTCGAGCCGGTACGGCTGGGCCTCGCCCGCGTACTTGGCCTGGGCCGCCAGCCGCTGCACCTCGGCGTCGGACTGGCGGGCCGCGGCGAGCAGGTCGTCGATGTGCTTGACCTGGTCCTGCACGTCGTCGAGGACGAAGGTCAGGGTCGGCGAGTGGCGCAGCCCGAGGGCCTTGCCGACTGTGCTGCGCAGCATGCCCTTGGCGCTCTCCAGGGCGGCGGCGGTGCTGGCCTGGGCGGCCGAGTCACCGAGCACCGTGTAGAAGACGGTGGCGTCACGCAGGTCGGCGGTGATCCGGGCGTCGGTGATGGTGATCATCCCGAGCCGGGGGTCCTTGATCTGGCTCCGCACCACCGACGCGACCAGTTCGCGAATGCGCTCCGCGTGCCGGCGTACCTTGGCCGGATCCGTCATGTCCCCCACCTCCAGGGCGTGCTGCTCCCGGCCGGCACGACGGCGCAGGGCACCGCCGGGACCGACCGCCCAACATGTCGAACACTACCCGCGCGGCCGGGCCGGTCGCGCGGCACCGGCGGTGGCGACGGCCACCCCGGCGTCAGTCGTCCTCGCCGTGCAATCGGCGGCGCACCGACAGCAGTTCGGCCTCGGGGCGCCCGGCCACCAGGCGCTCACAGGAGTCGAGCACCTCGCGCACGTGGGCCGCCTCGGCGGCCACCACGGCCACGCCGATCTCGGCCCGGCCGTGCAGGTCCAGCGCGCCCACCTCGGCTGCCGACACCTCGAATCGGCGCAGCGCCGCCACGATGGGGCGTACATATGATCTCTTGGCCTTGAGCGACCGTGAGTCGCCCGGCAGCAGCAGGTCGAAGACCGCGGTTCCCGTGTACATCGCTCCGGACGATACGGACATCCCCGGACATGATCAAGGGGTTTACGCCGGACGGCGTAAACCCCTTGATCACTGTGTCAGCACCGGATCAGGCGCGCGGCTTCTCCCGCATCTCGAAGGTCTCGATGATGTCGCCGACCTGGACGTTGTTGAAACCGCCCAGCGTCAGACCACACTCGAAGCCCTCGCGGACCTCCGTCGCGTCGTCCTTGAACCGCTTGAGGGAGCTGATCGTGAGGTTGTCCGCCACGACCGCCCCGTCCCGCAGCACCCGCGCCTTGGCGTTGCGGCGGATGATGCCGGACCGGACGATACAACCGGAGATGTTGCCGATCTTGGACGAGCGGAAGACGTCGCGGATCTCCGCGCTGCCCAGCTCGACCTCCTCGTACTCCGGCTTGAGCAGACCCTTGAGCGCGGCGTCGATCTCCTCGATGGCCTGGTAGATGACCGTGTAGTACCGGATCTCCACGCCCTCGCGGTCGGCGATCTCGCGGACCTTGTTGGCGGCCCGCACGTTGAAGCCGATGATCGTGACCGCCTCGGACGAGGCGCTCGCGAGCATGACGTCGCTCTCGGTGATCGCACCCACGCCCCGGTGGATGATCCTGAGCTGGACCTCCTCCGGGATGTCGAGGTTGAACAGCGCGTCCTCGAGGGCCTCCACGGAACCGGAGACGTCGCCCTTGAGCACCAGGTTGAGCGAGGTCTTCTCGCCCTCCTTGAGCTGCTCCATGAGCGTCTCGAGGGTGGCCCGACCGCGGGAGTTGGCGAAGGACGCCGCCCGCCGCCGTGCCTGCCGCTGCTCGGCGATCTGCCGCACCGTACGGTCGTCGGCCGCCGCGAGGAAGGTGTCGCCGGCGCCCGGCACCGCGGTCAGACCGAGGACGAGCACCGGACGGGCCGGTCCTGCCTCGGCGACCTGGTTGCCGTTCTCGTCGAGCATCGCCCGAACCCGGCCGTGCGCCCCGCCGGCGACGATGGAGTCGCCCGCCCGCAGGGTGCCCTTCTGCACCAGCACCGTCGCCACCGCACCGCGGCCCTTGTCCAGGTGCGCCTCGATGGCCACACCCTGCGCCGGCCCGTCGATCGGAGCGGTCAGCTCCAGCGACGCGTCGGCGGTCAGCAGGACCGCCTCGAGCAGTTCGTCGATGCCGATACCCGGCTTGGCGGCCACGTTGACGAACATGGTGTCGCCGCCGTACTCCTCGGCGACCAGCCCGTACTCGGTCAGCTGCTGGCGGACCTTGTCCGGGTTGGCCTCGGGCTTGTCGACCTTGTTGACCGCCACCACGATCGGCACCTCAGCCGCCTTGGCGTGGTTCAACGCCTCGATCGTCTGCGGCATCACGCCGTCGTCGGCCGCGACCACCAGCACCACGATGTCCGTCACCTGGGCACCACGGGCACGCATGGCGGTGAACGCCTCGTGACCCGGGGTGTCGATGAAGGTCACCGCCCGGTCCTCGCCCTCGTGCGGGACGTGGACCTGGTAGGCACCGATGTGCTGGGTGATGCCACCCGCCTCACCGGCCACGACGTTCGCCTTGCGGATCGCGTCGAGCAGCTTGGTCTTACCGTGGTCGACGTGACCCATGACGGTCACCACCGGCGCACGGCTGACAAGTCGCTCCGCCGCGACCTCGGCGTCGAGGTCGATGTTGAACTGCGCGAGCAGCTCGCGGTCCTCGTCCTCCGGGCTGACGATCTGCACATCGAAGCCGAGGTGCTCACCCAGCAGCAGCAGGGTCTCGTCAGAGCAGGACTGGGTCGCCGTGACCATCTCGCCCAGGTTGAACATCTCCTGGACCAGCGAACCCGGGTTGGCGTTGATCTTGTCGGCGAAGTCCGACAGCGACGCGCCACGGGAGAGCCGGACGACCTGACCCTGACCCCGGGGGGCACCCGAGCTCATGGTCGGGGCCGACAGGTTGTCGAACTCCTGTCTGCGCTGCTTCTTGGACTTGCGACCGCGGGTCGGCCGGCCACCCGGACGCCCGAAGGCACCCGCGGCACCGCCGCCACGGCCACGACCGCCGCCACCCGGACGACCACCGCCGCCGGCCGGGGCACCCGGACGGAAACCGCCGCCCGGAGCACCGCCACCGCCACCGGGACCGCCGCGGAAGCCACCGCCACCGCCACCGCCACCGGGACCGCCGCGGAAGCCACCGCCAGCGCCACCGCCACCGCCACCGCCACCGGGGCGGAAGCCACCGCCAGCGCCGCCGCCGGGACGACCTGCGCCGCCACCGGGGCCGCCACGACCGCCACCGGGACCGCCGGGGCGACCGGTGGTCGGACGCTGGCTCGGCATGGAAGCCGGGCTGGGCCGCGGCGGCATGGAGGCCGGGCTCGGCCGCGGCGGCATGCCCGCCGGGCTGGGCCGGGGGCCACCGGCGGCCGGCGGCCGCTGCTGGCCGCCCTGGATACCGAACGGGTTGTTACCGGCGCCGCGCGCCGGCGGACGACCGCCCGGACGGGCACCCGGACCCGGGGCCGGCGCGCCGGGACGACCGGCGGCCGGGGTACCCGGACGCGGGGGCACGGCGTTGGGACCCGGGCGGGGACCCGGACGGGGACCACCCTCGGTCGGGGGCTCCCGTCGGACGTTCTCGCGCTGCTGCTGGCGGGCGGCCTGCGCGGCCTTGACCGCGGCCTCCTGCTCAGCCTTCAGCGCGGCGGCGCGCGCCTCGGCGGCCGCCACCTCGATGTCGTGGGCGCTCGCCGGCTTGGCGACCGGGGCCGCCGGCTGCGGCGGACCGGGAACGGGGCCCTTGGGCTTCGGCCCAGGGGTCGGCGCGGCCGGCCGCCGGGGCGGCATCGGCTTGGCCGACACCCGGGGGGCGCCCGGGGCCGGGGACGGCGTCGGGGTCGGGGTCGGGGCGGCCGCCGGTGGGGCGGCCTGCGCCGAGGCGCCTCCGGCGGACGCGACGAATGCGCCACGCAGCCGTCGGGCGACGGGCGCCTCGACGGTGCTGGACGCGGACTTCACGAACTCGCCCATTTCCTTCAGCTTGGCGAGAACGGTCTTGCTTTCGACCCCGAGCTCTTTTGCCAGCT comes from Micromonospora purpureochromogenes and encodes:
- a CDS encoding DHH family phosphoesterase, whose amino-acid sequence is MLTGPARTGPDESDWAAAVTAVRRLPADARVLLICHVNPDGDALGSMLGFGLGLRRLGVRHLQATFPGPPEVPEPFRWLPGLDLLVPSTKAYPDPDLVVCFDAASESRLGELVDRLDTAGDALVLDHHASNTRFGRVHLVDPAAAATSVVVDELLTRLDVPLDAEIAQCLYVALTTDTGSFRFEATTPAVHQFAARLLATGIRPGDISRQVFDTRPFGAVRLFGEVLGRARLEPAAAAGNGLVWTYATQDDLARHDQRPYVLEALIDSVRCTAEADVACVLKQVGPAEWAVSMRSKGAVDVSAVAVALGGGGHRFAAGFTGAGSAEDVVRSIRAELDGALIAR
- the rbfA gene encoding 30S ribosome-binding factor RbfA; translation: MTDPAKVRRHAERIRELVASVVRSQIKDPRLGMITITDARITADLRDATVFYTVLGDSAAQASTAAALESAKGMLRSTVGKALGLRHSPTLTFVLDDVQDQVKHIDDLLAAARQSDAEVQRLAAQAKYAGEAQPYRLDEDEDEDAEGDQNDEGTPSATDRR
- a CDS encoding DUF503 domain-containing protein, which gives rise to MYTGTAVFDLLLPGDSRSLKAKRSYVRPIVAALRRFEVSAAEVGALDLHGRAEIGVAVVAAEAAHVREVLDSCERLVAGRPEAELLSVRRRLHGEDD
- the infB gene encoding translation initiation factor IF-2; this translates as MAGKARVHELAKELGVESKTVLAKLKEMGEFVKSASSTVEAPVARRLRGAFVASAGGASAQAAPPAAAPTPTPTPSPAPGAPRVSAKPMPPRRPAAPTPGPKPKGPVPGPPQPAAPVAKPASAHDIEVAAAEARAAALKAEQEAAVKAAQAARQQQRENVRREPPTEGGPRPGPRPGPNAVPPRPGTPAAGRPGAPAPGPGARPGGRPPARGAGNNPFGIQGGQQRPPAAGGPRPSPAGMPPRPSPASMPPRPSPASMPSQRPTTGRPGGPGGGRGGPGGGAGRPGGGAGGGFRPGGGGGGGGAGGGFRGGPGGGGGGGGFRGGPGGGGGAPGGGFRPGAPAGGGGRPGGGGRGRGGGAAGAFGRPGGRPTRGRKSKKQRRQEFDNLSAPTMSSGAPRGQGQVVRLSRGASLSDFADKINANPGSLVQEMFNLGEMVTATQSCSDETLLLLGEHLGFDVQIVSPEDEDRELLAQFNIDLDAEVAAERLVSRAPVVTVMGHVDHGKTKLLDAIRKANVVAGEAGGITQHIGAYQVHVPHEGEDRAVTFIDTPGHEAFTAMRARGAQVTDIVVLVVAADDGVMPQTIEALNHAKAAEVPIVVAVNKVDKPEANPDKVRQQLTEYGLVAEEYGGDTMFVNVAAKPGIGIDELLEAVLLTADASLELTAPIDGPAQGVAIEAHLDKGRGAVATVLVQKGTLRAGDSIVAGGAHGRVRAMLDENGNQVAEAGPARPVLVLGLTAVPGAGDTFLAAADDRTVRQIAEQRQARRRAASFANSRGRATLETLMEQLKEGEKTSLNLVLKGDVSGSVEALEDALFNLDIPEEVQLRIIHRGVGAITESDVMLASASSEAVTIIGFNVRAANKVREIADREGVEIRYYTVIYQAIEEIDAALKGLLKPEYEEVELGSAEIRDVFRSSKIGNISGCIVRSGIIRRNAKARVLRDGAVVADNLTISSLKRFKDDATEVREGFECGLTLGGFNNVQVGDIIETFEMREKPRA